Below is a window of Leptospira stimsonii DNA.
CGTGTCACCAAAGATGATGCGTGTTTCGCGCCATTTTAGGCCAACGAGTCCTGTTTTCGGTTGTTCAATGATTGAAATATTCTTAATTCCACTAATGAACTCCGCCGTTCTTTGTATATTTGTCATTATGTCCCATAGCTTAGCAACTGGGGCGTTGACTGTTACCTGAGCAGTCACGATCATATCGATTCTCCAATTATTGTTGATTAAAGATAAAAAAAGACAATATCCACTAAAGATCAAGTATTACGTGATACCGGATTCTGGTTATAGCCAAACGAAAAGAGCAAAATATGCGTCTCTTTTTATATTAAGTTTGTAGTGATGGTATTCACCTGACAGTGGGGTAAAAATCAGTGGTCCCGATTTCTTCTGAAAGTAAAAATGATTTTACCACAAATTATTTAAACTCAGGAGAAACCGATGACCACCAACACCAATGCAGTAGAAAAAGCAAAAAGAAGAAAGCTAAATTTGTTAGAACTTGCTAACGAATTAGAAAATGGTTGTAAAGCCTGCAAGATCATGGGATATTCCCGCCAGCAGTTCTACGAGATCCGCAGAAACTTTCAAACATACGGCGCGGAAGGACTCTTGGATCGAATACCGGGAGCAAACGGCCCTCACCCAAACAGGGTCAGTGAAGAAATCAAAAAAGAAGTCTTAGAGTATTCTCTTCAACGTCCTACTCATGGATGTTTAAAGGTAGCACAACAACTCAGCCTCAAAGGAATCAAAGTAAGCTCCGGTGGAGTTCGAGGGGTTTGGACAAGGAATAAACTCGTAACAAAACAGCAAAGGCTTCTCAGACTCGAAGAACATCATAATGACCAAATCATACCTTTAAGCGAGGAACAGATCAAACTCCTCGAAAGTTTCGATCCTGAATACAGAGAAAGACATATACAAGCCGATTCTACGGGAGAATTGGTATCTATGGATACATTTATGGTTGGTTCCTTAAAGGGAGTTGGAAGAGTCTATTTGCAAACCGTTATCGATTGCCACAGTAGGTTTGCTTGGGGAAGACTTTTCAATACCAAGGTTCCTGTCACTGCTGTTCAAACTCTCAACAACGATGTCCTTCCATTCTTTGAAAAACATAACGTTAAAGTTCAAACCGTTCTTACCGATAAGGGTCGTGAGTATTGTGGGAGAGAGGATCAACATCCTTTCGAATTATTTCTTCAATTAGAAGATATCGAACATCGAACCACAAGGGTCCGAAGACCTCAAAGCAACGGATACGTGGAACGACTTCACAGAACTTTACTCGATGAGCATTTCAGAATCGCAGGTAGAACTAAATTCTATGAATCCATTGAAGAAATGCAGATCGATTTGGAAATCTTCTTCGAAGAATACAATTACAAACGAGCCCACCAAGGAAGAAAGATGAACGGAAGAACTCCCTTTCAAGTATTCATCGAAGGAATTAAATTCAAAGAAAACGAGGAAACTATTTTAGAAAATTAGGATATTTATTTCAGAAGAAGTGTCAGGTGAATACCGTTACTGTACAGAAAATCGTTATAGTTTTCATTCAATCCTAAAATATCAAATATTGTCCCTTTGATATTTCCCTCTTAAGATCTAATTTCCAATCCGTAAAATTTGATGGGTTTCGTCTTGTAGATCGATCTGATTCAAATACATTGTCTTGATTGTAATTCGAAAAAAGGAATATTCATTCCGATGAGAAAAATTATCTAACTGGTTTAAATATTGCTTTCATTGCGGAGGTTTGTAGGTAGCTATCGCGGATAACGCAGATTACATATTCTCTTTCCCATATAACAACTGACAGATTCCCAATTTAGTTTAGGAATGAGCCGTAAAACGAAAGGAACCAGTGTCATATTGAAATTCTGATTCCTTGGAATTAAATAAGTTATGAATGGTTGATCACACGTAACATGATTCGTTTTACGGAGGACACTTTCGTGCAATTACAAAGAATTGTATTAATTACGTTATTCACTTTGGTAGTTTTTTTAATCACATCTTGCGACGATGGAAAGAAAAAGAATGATGATCTCGCGGTATTGGTTGCCTTAACGGCACAATCTGCACCTAAGAAAGAAACAATCGAACCAAAAATTGCTCTGAATACAGCATCGTTGAAAATGCTTGGGCAGACATATTCTCTCGAAAACACGTTCTGCCGTCCACACGGAATTTTTGCTAACGATGGCGCGGACCTTGATGTTGACACGGGCATTACGCAGATCGATTTTAGTAAAAATTCCGGAGTAATTGTAGGACCGGGAGGGGGTGATCAAATCGATTTCTTTCTTAACCTTCCAGCTGATACCTATCGAGTATCGGCTGAATGTGCCGCAACAATCACAAAGAACGATTCGAAATCCTACGGACTCCGGTTCTCAAATTGTCCGGTCGAAGCAGTCATTGATCCTGGGCATTCCCCTTTAATTGGTGCAATCGATTTCGAAATCTATTGTACGAAAACGAATTAAAAAACATCCGTCAAAGTTTTATAGAAGCCCAAGAATTTAATCTTGGGCTTTTTCATAGATTCGTTTCGCATCCATTTTAAATGCAAAATAACCGGTCAAACTAAAAAGAATCAGGGCTTGAATCGCAAATAGATGAATATTATCTGGGATCGGTGCAAATGGAGCTATAAAGATCAGAAGTAAATAGAATGCGGATAAAATATAAAATCCCCAAGTTCCCCAAAAACCTTCTCCACCTTTACTTCCTTTAAAGTAATAAGCTAAAGAAAAAATCGTTAGTATCGCTTCCATTGCCATCCCAAGCCAAAGATGATTCCAAAGTCCGAATCCCAATTTCGTTCCGGAATCCGTAAAGATCGGAAGATCCTTCGTATGAACGGGTAGATCAAGGATAAAATGGGAAATCACTGAAAGGGCCACAACAAACGGGATCTTCCAATTGTATGGTTTCTTTTTGTATTTTATATAAAAGTAAAATCCGAAAAAAACAAAAACTGACCATAGGACTCCGGCAACCAAACTATGAGTATACGGCATATAGTAAAGATCGAGTGGATTACTCTCGGTAAATCCCGGAACAAATCTCATATGCTCGATACCAAGCAATACAAAGATCATAAATAAAAAATCAACGAACTGAACTCCGATAAGAAGAGACCAGAAAGGAGTTTTAGGAACCGTTTTCTTTAATAGAAAGGCCGCGCTATAATGTCCGATAAACATAAATTTTCCTATTCAAAAAATCAAAAATTTGACCTTACAGCTCGGTAATCCGAGCCAATTATTTTTTGCGGATTTCGGATTTATTTAGTGAGGAGCATAACTTTCTTTTTCTACTCTCATGGGGCAGAGTTTCTTTTTAACCGAAATTGTATGACCACAATCGCAATTGTCAAAAGGTAGCCTTTCATTGAGTAAATAATTATTTGAAAAACTTAGGACGCTATCTTTGAAATTATTGGATAGTGAAAAGGTGAGGCTCTTAAATCCGGATTTTCAGGAATATATTCGTTAAACTGTGACAAGTTCTAAATTCTAATTTAAGAGAAACTTTAGCAATATTGTCTAAATACTTTTTTCAAATCACAATCTTCTTTAAAACTTTTTAGAATA
It encodes the following:
- a CDS encoding IS481 family transposase: MTTNTNAVEKAKRRKLNLLELANELENGCKACKIMGYSRQQFYEIRRNFQTYGAEGLLDRIPGANGPHPNRVSEEIKKEVLEYSLQRPTHGCLKVAQQLSLKGIKVSSGGVRGVWTRNKLVTKQQRLLRLEEHHNDQIIPLSEEQIKLLESFDPEYRERHIQADSTGELVSMDTFMVGSLKGVGRVYLQTVIDCHSRFAWGRLFNTKVPVTAVQTLNNDVLPFFEKHNVKVQTVLTDKGREYCGREDQHPFELFLQLEDIEHRTTRVRRPQSNGYVERLHRTLLDEHFRIAGRTKFYESIEEMQIDLEIFFEEYNYKRAHQGRKMNGRTPFQVFIEGIKFKENEETILEN